The following proteins are co-located in the Malus sylvestris chromosome 13, drMalSylv7.2, whole genome shotgun sequence genome:
- the LOC126594881 gene encoding probable isoprenylcysteine alpha-carbonyl methylesterase ICMEL1, which produces MPSQQILPITYHPPSEKSLRKEAEDDPTTGLLLYSNFEDEEKNTPFKPLLPRVSSYTTTSAAAANNHQQRRRRTASDSSLSSHSDEGSRHSLAGDVEHAAAETFLVTRLSLKLLKYLGVGYRWITRFLALGCYSFLLMPGFIQVGYYYFFSRQVRRGIVYGDQPRNRLDLYLPKNSDGPKPVIAFVTGGAWIIGYKAWGSLLGQQLSERDIIVACIDYRNFPQGTISDMVKDASQGISFVCNHIADYGGDPNRVYVMGQSAGAHIGACTLVDQAIKEAGEGESSSWSLSQIKAYFGLSGGYNLLNLVDHFHRRGLYRSIFLGIMEGEQSLQRFSPELMIQDQNVRNAASLLPPIILFHGTADYSIPSDASKNFAETLQRLGVTAESILYEGKTHTDLFLQDPMRGGRDDMFEDLVAIIHEGDLEALAKDAVAPPRRRLVPECMLKLAHRVSPF; this is translated from the exons ATGCCATCGCAGCAGATTCTGCCCATAACATATCACCCCCCTTCAGAGAAATCGCTACGCAAAGAAGCAGAGGACGACCCGACAACCGGGCTTCTCTTGTACTCGAATTTCGAGGATGAAGAAAAGAACACGCCTTTCAAGCCCCTTCTCCCCAGGGTCTCCAGCTACACAACCACCAGCGCTGCCGCTGCCAACAACCACCAGCAACGGCGGCGCCGGACCGCCAGCGACAGCTCCCTTTCTTCCCACTCCGATGAGGGTAGCCGCCACTCCTTGGCCGGCGATGTGGAGCACGCTGCTGCCGAGACGTTCTTGGTGACCCGGTTGAGTTTGAAGCTGTTAAAATATCTTGG GGTAGGCTACAGATGGATTACAAGATTTCTCGCCCTTGGTTGCTATTCGTTTTTACTTATGCCAGGTTTTATTCAAG TTGGCtattattatttcttctcccGTCAGGTTCGCAGAGGTATAGTTTATGGTGATCAACCAAGAAATAG GCTAGATCTGTATCTACCCAAAAATAGCGATGGGCCAAAGCCAGTCATTGCATTTGTAACTGGTGGAGcctggattattgg TTACAAAGCATGGGGTTCTCTTTTAGGACAGCAGTTATCAGAAAGAGACATCATAGTGGCATGCATAGATTACAG AAATTTTCCTCAGGGTACTATCAGTGATATGGTAAAGGATGCTTCTCAAGGCATCTCATTTGTGTGCAATCATATTGCTGATTATGGAGGCGACCCAAATAG GGTTTATGTAATGGGACAATCGGCTGGTGCACATATTGGTGCCTGCACCCTCGTTGACCAGGCAATTAAGGAGGCCGGCGAAGGAGAGAGCTCTTCTTGGAGTCTCTCCCAGATAAAGGCTTACTTTGGTTTGTCTGGAGG gtacaatttgcttaacttgGTGGATCACTTCCACCGCCGAGGTCTGTATCGTTCAATCTTTTTAGG CATAATGGAAGGAGAACAATCTTTGCAACGTTTTTCTCCAGAACTCATGATTCAGGACCAGAATGTTAGAAATGCTGCTTCTCTCCTACCTCCTATTATTTTGTTTCATGGTACTGCAGATTACTCCATACCATCAGATGCCAG CAAGAATTTTGCAGAAACTCTTCAGAGACTTGGAGTGACAGCTGAGTCGATTCTTTATGAAGGGAAGACTCATACGGATTTGTTTCTTCAG GATCCAATGCGTGGTGGTAGAGATGATATGTTTGAAGATTTAGTAGCTATCATTCATGAAGGTGATTTAGAGGCTCTCGCCAAAGATGCTGTGGCTCCGCCAAGAAGGCGCCTTGTGCCCGAGTGCATGTTGAAGTTGGCTCACCGTGTCAGCCCGTTCTAG